Within Saccharomyces paradoxus chromosome X, complete sequence, the genomic segment ACTAAACGGCCCCGTGACGTGAATGGATCTCACAAAGCAAATAATATTCGAACATGGATAGTAGAGCATTATGTTAtctctttatatataaatatacacatgtatttatatatttgtttACTGATCTAAAGTCTTTGAGCAATCTTGATAACATCACCCAAGACACCAGCGGCAGTAACGGCAGCACCAGCACCAGCACCTTGAATAACAACAGGATTGGTGTAACGTTTAGTTTTGATGGAGATAACGTTGTCTGATCCTTTTAATGATGCAAATGGGTGTGAGTAATCGTACTTTTCAATTCCTACGGACACTGATTTGCTAGCAACATCAACTTTACCAATGAATCTCAATACCTTATTTTCAGCAGCGgcttccttcttcaattgagTCAAATCTTTATCATAATCAgataatttttccaaaaattcatcGGCAGACTTGACAGATTCCAACGGTTTTGGAATCAAAGACTGGACTGGGAAAGAAGTTGGAGATTCAACTTCTACACCGGATATCCTACCAACAATGGTAACCTTTCTAGCAACATCCAACCCATTCAAATCATCTCTTGGGTCTGGTTCAGTGTAACCCAATTTTTTAGCAACTTTGACaatatcagaaaatttGACGTCGTTAGCTTCGCTAGTAGAGAATTCGTTAAAAATATAGGATAGAGTACCAGAGAAGATaccttcaattttttcaacttcgTCACCGGTTTGAATAATTTCTCTCAAGAAACTAATAATAGGCAAACCAGCACCGACGGTGGCTTCATGATAGACGAAACCGTTGGTTGGCTTGTTTGAGAAAAGAGCCTTCCAAGTAGCCAAATCAGAGGAAAAGGCCTTCTTGTTTGGAGTAGCAATGGAAATACCATTTTCGACAAACTTGGTGTAAAAACCAGCAATGTAGGCGCTGGAAGTGTTATCAACCAAAATGACTGGCTTAGGTGAAGTTTTCAAATGAGAAATCAGATCGTCCAGTGGCAACGTTTTGGTAGTGGAAGCTGCCAAAGCAGCCTTCCAATCGGAACCAACATTCAATGGAGAAAAATCCTTAGAGATCAAAGAACGCTCGGCCTCAGCCAAAAGTACTAGATTGTAAGTAATAGTAGACTTCATGGCCAACAATTGATCCAAGAAAGATGAACCAACAACACCGGCACCGATAACGGCAACATTAACAACTTTAGTggtcattttttatttatttgattgATGATACTACCTGCTTTCTCAAAACAAGCCTCAACAGGAAAAATCAGCTTCAATTGTCCATCACTAACCGCAATATTTACATATTCTTTATACATTTTCGTTCCATCCACCAAACCGAACCTTACCACCAGGGCACACTTCTTCCAAAACCTTGTCATCAACACATCCGTGCACCTCTATGAGTAAGATCGAAAAACTCACGTGATCTTATCCACTAATAGTCTCACTCTATCGAAGACTTCCTTCTTTGTAACACGTTTCTTTATTGCACTTGCCTTGGAAGTAGAGTCTGGAGTGCTCTTTGATGTCACAGAACCTGAAGATGGTGGTACTGGACTGCCCTCATCGTTCGCGTCTGTGAGAGATTGATGCTGTCGAGCTAAGGGAAAATAGAGATACTCGAAATAAATGCCCAAGCAGACGCTGTCAAAGGCAATCCCGCTATGCCCCTTCTTcagctgaaatgcaagtTTTAACCCAGAAGATATTTCTTCGGGGTGCTTGCCTTGATCGAAAACTCGGTTTAGTTGTTCACTAATCTTCAGAAAATCTTGGTAGTTAAGTGTGGGAAGGATCTGCTCCACATAGCTCTTGTCTTGTAATTGCAACTTAATTTTGGCACTTTGCGTATACACGTTAATGGCACGTTCTAAAAGCTCGTTTATGTTCACCGTTCCAGAACCGAAACGCCTTAGCTTTTTTATAACAAGACCTGTTGTATTGAAATCTTTTATGGCGAAAAGCAAATCCAAATACAAAACCAGATACTGATACGTATAGATGAAATGCTTCCCTGGCCTTTCAAAATCTGGTTTCCATATATTGACCaagtttttgtttatgCTTTTTGCGGATATTAAGCTATCCATCTCTTTCAAAGCGCCGTCCACATCACCAAAATCGTCAAACAATATGCGTGCTATTCTGTAACGAGGTCTATGCtgccattttttcttgtctaCAGATAGTAAGTGGTGAAGTAGTCTTATGATCttgtcaaaaaaaactttttcttggtaATCCCATGCAAGACCTTCGTCGTTAAGCCAAAATTCTCCTTGTtcctgaaaaaattggttaTCTTTTGACAGTAAAGCAAAAGCTTCATTAACACCTATGACGCCTCTCTTTACCCACTTGTAACAGGCATTAACTAATAGATAATGAGGTTCTATGATTGGATCTTTAGCAGGGGATGACTCATACGCTATTTGGCAACTTTGAATAATATACCTAGCGACTAGTTTACAATTGTTCCCGTAAtctgttttgaaaaaaaacttagCCAGGCTGTAAAAGCTAGACCAGTTTAACACGAATGCATCGTCTTGTAACTTGATATCGCCAGATAGAGAACAAGCTTTATTGAAACACAAAAATATACTTTGCTCGATGTTAAAATCTGAGATTGTAgtgattttctttgttttttccaTTACTACCTCCCCAGTCTCAGACAATCTCATTGTATTTTCAGCGCAACTTTTCCAGCTAAAACAGAGTTTATTCATGGGATTAAAGCAACCGCTAATAAGCATAGACCCTAAATCATCTAATGCTTCCAATATAATCTTTTTATCGTCAATGGTTCGACCTGACTTACTATAATAAATGGAAATGGCCATTAAATAGCACAGTATTGCCTTTCGTTGTGTCAGAGCAATAACGTCTTTTTTCTCAGGGACCGTGATCTTATCTGAAGTCCAAATCAAATCATCTTCAACTATATAACTGTAGCACTTTCCGAGTAGTATCCAGCTTTCAAAACGGTTCGTGTTGTATATAATATCATTCTTTAACATTCTGATAATGGAGTCTAATTCAGAAGGTCTTGCTTGCATAGACTTCTTTCTCATTTTGTACAAACCCAAGGACTGTAAGCTGGATACATAGAACAAACCAGCT encodes:
- the HOM6 gene encoding homoserine dehydrogenase (Homoserine dehydrogenase (L-homoserine:NADP oxidoreductase)~similar to YJR139C), with amino-acid sequence MTTKVVNVAVIGAGVVGSSFLDQLLAMKSTITYNLVLLAEAERSLISKDFSPLNVGSDWKAALAASTTKTLPLDDLISHLKTSPKPVILVDNTSSAYIAGFYTKFVENGISIATPNKKAFSSDLATWKALFSNKPTNGFVYHEATVGAGLPIISFLREIIQTGDEVEKIEGIFSGTLSYIFNEFSTSEANDVKFSDIVKVAKKLGYTEPDPRDDLNGLDVARKVTIVGRISGVEVESPTSFPVQSLIPKPLESVKSADEFLEKLSDYDKDLTQLKKEAAAENKVLRFIGKVDVASKSVSVGIEKYDYSHPFASLKGSDNVISIKTKRYTNPVVIQGAGAGAAVTAAGVLGDVIKIAQRL